TCTGCCAGTTATGGTTTAGATGAATCCGATGCATACAAACTCTTACCACCCCCCGGAGTAAGCGATTACTTGGAGGTTTACTCCCTGACAAATCGTAACGATCGGCTTGCAACCAATCATTTGCCACGCCGCTTTGGATCTAGCATCACCATTCCATTCAGTGTTAACGCTTATAAAGATGGATTCCCAATATCTGATGACATCGAACTTAATTTCTCAAACTTTGAAAATATTCCGGAGGCTTGGGAAGTTGAGCTGGTAAATCTTCAAACAGGTCAAACGTACAATGTCAGAGAATCGAAAAAAGTTAGAGTAGACATGAGTCATCTTGCAGAACATTCAGATGGAACTCGTCATAAAACAGGATATGAAGTTATAACCAGAGACAAAGATAGCCACATACAATTCGAATTAAATATAAATCCGGGATCTGACGCTGCAGATCTGCCAAACTCATTCGAATTAAAACAGAATTATCCGAACCCGTTTAATCCTTCAACCCGGATTCGGTTTGATCTTCCAATACAAAGTGAAGTTAAGTTTGAAATTTATGATATGCTTGGTCGTAAAGTAGCTACAATCATTGACGAAACCCTTTCTGCAGGTAGCTATGAGAGGGTTTGGGATGCATCAAACTTATCAAGCGGTGTTTATATCACAAGATTAGTCACATCCAATGGAGTGTTCACAAATAAAATGACTCTGATCAAATAGATGTATAGGAAGTATAAGTAAACAGAGCCCCTTAATTTTACTCTTTTACAGACTAAAAAGAGAAACACCACATAAAATCACTCCATCAACTTTCTATACTCCGAAGTATTGGCAGGATCTGCATCACTTAGAATATTATAAGCAGCTGTGCGCACTGAAGGCGTTGCATCCATCAAAGCGGCTGTTATTTCTACAGACTTGGTTCCGAAGAAGATATCAAACAGGTAATTATTGCTTGTCACACGTTTGGTCTCCCGGATCTCATCCAAAGCCTCAACAATTTCATTTCTGGCCTCTTCCGGATTTTCAGTAAACTGATCAAGACCGAGCCGGTGATACCTGTAGTACGCCGCTCTTAAATTTCTATATGATGGGTTCGTAATATCATTAATTAAACCAAATCGGTTTCTTTGCGCTCCGATGGACCTGCCCCATCCCTGAGCTCCCGTATTTTGAGCTATTTCAAAAATTTCTTGTGCATTGTTGAAAAATGAGGTTCCGCCAAGCTCTGAAAAACTATCGTAATCATAACCTAATAAGATGTAGGTATAAAAATCGATGAAGGTGGTTAACTCATCAAATTGCAGATCATCAAAAATCAGATTTTTATTTCTGGTGTAGTTGAACCTCCAGTTGCTGTCACTGATCACAAAAAGGTTCGTTTGCCGGTTGGAATTGTAAATAGGTCTGCTGGCCGTTATCACCGCTTCGGCCGTGAAATTCGAATTACTATCAGAGTCTGTAAGGATGATCTGAATATTGCAAAGAATACGTTCATGCTCTTGATAACGGTCGTCCGTCCACCTGTTTTCGTTTAGATATCTCTCCAGTGCCGGACCCAGTTCTGAAATGTAATCATAGGATGATCCACTGATCTGTCGATCATTTATCGAAACGGTGCAATTCAGCTCCTGTGCATTTAAACTTTCCGAGCTGAGAGTTAAAGCCAACAGAAGCAGAAGTTTAACAATAATTATGATTTGAAGTTTATCCTTCATATTCAGATAATATAAGTTGTAAAACGAAATCAATTGAGAATGATAAAGAGGACTTCAATAATATCCCTTTTTATTTCAACAATTTCTGTGGCTTTATGGGTAATCTTTACTTCTCCTTTAAAGGCACAGTCTGTTATAGGGGCCAAAGCCATTTCAATGGGGCAAATCGGTGTGTCCATTCCAAATTCGGAATGGGCCGTATTTAACAATTCAGCCCTGTTACCAACGGATGGTAACCAATTTTCATTTTACGGTTTTCGATATGCAGGGATTGCAGAAATAACAGATATGGCTGCATCCATCAATATGCCGTCAAAGATCGGTGTTTTTGGAATCGGAATACATCGATACGGATTCAATCTTTTCAGTGAAAATCGGTTTCGTATTGCCTACAAGAATAGCGAAGGTAAAATCCACTATGGCACATCTCTCTCATATATTCATGTTTTTCAAGGTGAAAATTACGGTTCAGCCGGAGCCATAGGGCTAAACCTGGGAGTTGCAGCAGAGATAACTCAATCATTCTGGCTTGGAGCCCGGGCAACGAATGTAAATCAGCCGGCTTATGGAGACACCGATGAAGAACTGCCCAGAGAACTTGCAGCAGGATTAAGCTACAACCCCACAGAAAAGGCTCAGATCGTTTCAGAAATTGTCAAGGATATCCACTTCCCCCTCTCCTTCAGAACAGGAATTGAGTATGAATTCTTCACTGCTTTTTATGCCCGGGCAGGTATTACAACCAAGCCTTCTACCTACTCATTCGGGTTCGGATACGGTTCCAATCGATGGGGAATAAATTTTGCGGTTCAGCAGCATAATCCG
This portion of the Rhodohalobacter barkolensis genome encodes:
- a CDS encoding DUF4835 family protein yields the protein MKDKLQIIIIVKLLLLLALTLSSESLNAQELNCTVSINDRQISGSSYDYISELGPALERYLNENRWTDDRYQEHERILCNIQIILTDSDSNSNFTAEAVITASRPIYNSNRQTNLFVISDSNWRFNYTRNKNLIFDDLQFDELTTFIDFYTYILLGYDYDSFSELGGTSFFNNAQEIFEIAQNTGAQGWGRSIGAQRNRFGLINDITNPSYRNLRAAYYRYHRLGLDQFTENPEEARNEIVEALDEIRETKRVTSNNYLFDIFFGTKSVEITAALMDATPSVRTAAYNILSDADPANTSEYRKLME